One genomic region from Fusarium keratoplasticum isolate Fu6.1 chromosome 14, whole genome shotgun sequence encodes:
- a CDS encoding Phosphate transporter — MVSVGTENKDAYAIESFVQDLNAYATSVAARTLTMPQVGILAVVTDFVGAVALGSRVTGTIKNNIIDLSRFTRTPSVLILVMACAEFGNAFWLLIVTRLGFPIPTTQTVVGALVGAGIASQARVSWD; from the exons ATGGTCTCGGTTGGAACTG AGAACAAGGATGCGTATGCGATCGAGTCCTTTGTCCAGGACCTAAACGCGTATGCTACCTCGGTAGCTGCACGAACATTGACCATGCCACAAGTCGGTATCCTGGCCGTGGTCACTGACTTTGTCGGCGCTGTGGCCCTTGGCAGCCGTGTCACGGGTACCATTAAGAACAATATCATCGATCTCAGCCGCTTCACAAGAACACCTTCGGTCCTGATTCTCGTCATGGCCTGCGCCGAGTTTGGTAACGCTTTCTGGTTGCTCATCGTAACGAGGCTAGGTTTCCCCATTCCCACCACGCAAACTGTCGTAGGTGCCCTCGTCGGCGCTGGCATCGCATCCCAGGCCCGAGTGTCTTGGGACTAG